The Papilio machaon chromosome 3, ilPapMach1.1, whole genome shotgun sequence genome window below encodes:
- the LOC106716283 gene encoding G-protein coupled receptor 52 isoform X3, whose protein sequence is MPARLGGAGAGAAAADVSVADSPLAAFESLTQAAVIAVVGIAIVISNLLIIAAFLNFKGVCAGLAHEVINYYLLSLAVADLLCGLLVVPLSVHAAAVGRWVFGGLVCRLAGYLEVTLWSVSVYTFMWISVDRYLAVRKPLRYETVQTRTRSQCWMVFTWISAAMLCCPPLLGYKKEANYDARTFICMLDWASTYAYTATLGILVLGPSLISIVYNYYYIFAMRRKLNSGAPIHDKEYATALAENLANPSHCMSFLLVAAFWLSWIPYFALQIYEYFTAQVKVPMLHFGVVWLGILNSFWKIVILITFSPQFRLALRILCLTCCRAKGRLQAELVGMDNDD, encoded by the exons ATGCCGGCGCGGctgggcggcgcgggcgcgggtgcGGCGGCCGCAGATGTGAGCGTGGCGGACTCGCCGCTGGCCGCGTTCGAGTCGCTGACGCAGGCCGCCGTCATCGCCGTCGTGGGCATCGCCATCGTCATCTCCAACTTGCTTATCATAGCTGCCTTCCTCAACTTCAAAG GGGTGTGCGCAGGGCTGGCGCACGAGGTGATCAACTACTATCTGCTGTCGCTGGCCGTGGCGGACCTGCTATGCGGGCTGCTGGTGGTGCCGCTGTCGGTGCACGCGGCGGCTGTGGGCCGCTGGGTGTTCGGCGGGCTGGTGTGCCGGCTGGCCGGCTACCTCGAAGTCACGCTCTGGTCCGTCTCCGTCTACACCTTCATGTGGATATCTGTGGACCGCTACCTCGCGGTCCGGAAACCGCTCCGATATGAGACG GTACAAACGCGCACGCGCAGCCAATGCTGGATGGTATTCACGTGGATTTCGGCCGCTATGCTGTGCTGCCCGCCGCTGCTCGGCTACAAGAAGGAGGCCAACTACGACGCGCGCACATTCATCTGCATGCTGGACTGGGCGTCGACGTACGCGTACACCGCGACGCTGGGCATCCTCGTGCTGGGGCCTAGCCTCATCTCCATCGTGTACAACTACTACTACATCTTTGCGATGCGGCGCAAGCTCAACAGCGGCGCGCCCATCCACGACAAGGAGTACGCGACCGCTCTGGCGGAGAACCTCGCCAACCCCAGCCACTGCATGAGCTTCCTGCTGGTCGCCGCCTTCTGGCTCTCCTGGATTCCCTACTTCGCCCTTCAGATCTACGAGTACTTTACTGCTCAGGTTAAAGTGCCCATGTTGCACTTCGGCGTGGTGTGGTTGGGGATTCTCAATTCCTTTTGGAAAATCGTGATACTGATAACGTTCAGCCCGCAGTTCAGACTGGCGCTCAGGATCCTGTGCCTGACGTGCTGCCGTGCCAAGGGCCGGCTGCAAGCCGAGCTCGTCGGCATGGACAACGACGACTGA
- the LOC106716283 gene encoding G-protein coupled receptor 52 isoform X1, producing MPARLGGAGAGAAAADVSVADSPLAAFESLTQAAVIAVVGIAIVISNLLIIAAFLNFKGVCAGLAHEVINYYLLSLAVADLLCGLLVVPLSVHAAAVGRWVFGGLVCRLAGYLEVTLWSVSVYTFMWISVDRYLAVRKPLRYETVSLTVQTRTRSQCWMVFTWISAAMLCCPPLLGYKKEANYDARTFICMLDWASTYAYTATLGILVLGPSLISIVYNYYYIFAMRRKLNSGAPIHDKEYATALAENLANPSHCMSFLLVAAFWLSWIPYFALQIYEYFTAQVKVPMLHFGVVWLGILNSFWKIVILITFSPQFRLALRILCLTCCRAKGRLQAELVGMDNDD from the exons ATGCCGGCGCGGctgggcggcgcgggcgcgggtgcGGCGGCCGCAGATGTGAGCGTGGCGGACTCGCCGCTGGCCGCGTTCGAGTCGCTGACGCAGGCCGCCGTCATCGCCGTCGTGGGCATCGCCATCGTCATCTCCAACTTGCTTATCATAGCTGCCTTCCTCAACTTCAAAG GGGTGTGCGCAGGGCTGGCGCACGAGGTGATCAACTACTATCTGCTGTCGCTGGCCGTGGCGGACCTGCTATGCGGGCTGCTGGTGGTGCCGCTGTCGGTGCACGCGGCGGCTGTGGGCCGCTGGGTGTTCGGCGGGCTGGTGTGCCGGCTGGCCGGCTACCTCGAAGTCACGCTCTGGTCCGTCTCCGTCTACACCTTCATGTGGATATCTGTGGACCGCTACCTCGCGGTCCGGAAACCGCTCCGATATGAGACGGTTAGTCTGACG GTACAAACGCGCACGCGCAGCCAATGCTGGATGGTATTCACGTGGATTTCGGCCGCTATGCTGTGCTGCCCGCCGCTGCTCGGCTACAAGAAGGAGGCCAACTACGACGCGCGCACATTCATCTGCATGCTGGACTGGGCGTCGACGTACGCGTACACCGCGACGCTGGGCATCCTCGTGCTGGGGCCTAGCCTCATCTCCATCGTGTACAACTACTACTACATCTTTGCGATGCGGCGCAAGCTCAACAGCGGCGCGCCCATCCACGACAAGGAGTACGCGACCGCTCTGGCGGAGAACCTCGCCAACCCCAGCCACTGCATGAGCTTCCTGCTGGTCGCCGCCTTCTGGCTCTCCTGGATTCCCTACTTCGCCCTTCAGATCTACGAGTACTTTACTGCTCAGGTTAAAGTGCCCATGTTGCACTTCGGCGTGGTGTGGTTGGGGATTCTCAATTCCTTTTGGAAAATCGTGATACTGATAACGTTCAGCCCGCAGTTCAGACTGGCGCTCAGGATCCTGTGCCTGACGTGCTGCCGTGCCAAGGGCCGGCTGCAAGCCGAGCTCGTCGGCATGGACAACGACGACTGA
- the LOC106716283 gene encoding G-protein coupled receptor 52 isoform X2 has protein sequence MPARLGGAGAGAAAADVSVADSPLAAFESLTQAAVIAVVGIAIVISNLLIIAAFLNFKGLAHEVINYYLLSLAVADLLCGLLVVPLSVHAAAVGRWVFGGLVCRLAGYLEVTLWSVSVYTFMWISVDRYLAVRKPLRYETVSLTVQTRTRSQCWMVFTWISAAMLCCPPLLGYKKEANYDARTFICMLDWASTYAYTATLGILVLGPSLISIVYNYYYIFAMRRKLNSGAPIHDKEYATALAENLANPSHCMSFLLVAAFWLSWIPYFALQIYEYFTAQVKVPMLHFGVVWLGILNSFWKIVILITFSPQFRLALRILCLTCCRAKGRLQAELVGMDNDD, from the exons ATGCCGGCGCGGctgggcggcgcgggcgcgggtgcGGCGGCCGCAGATGTGAGCGTGGCGGACTCGCCGCTGGCCGCGTTCGAGTCGCTGACGCAGGCCGCCGTCATCGCCGTCGTGGGCATCGCCATCGTCATCTCCAACTTGCTTATCATAGCTGCCTTCCTCAACTTCAAAG GGCTGGCGCACGAGGTGATCAACTACTATCTGCTGTCGCTGGCCGTGGCGGACCTGCTATGCGGGCTGCTGGTGGTGCCGCTGTCGGTGCACGCGGCGGCTGTGGGCCGCTGGGTGTTCGGCGGGCTGGTGTGCCGGCTGGCCGGCTACCTCGAAGTCACGCTCTGGTCCGTCTCCGTCTACACCTTCATGTGGATATCTGTGGACCGCTACCTCGCGGTCCGGAAACCGCTCCGATATGAGACGGTTAGTCTGACG GTACAAACGCGCACGCGCAGCCAATGCTGGATGGTATTCACGTGGATTTCGGCCGCTATGCTGTGCTGCCCGCCGCTGCTCGGCTACAAGAAGGAGGCCAACTACGACGCGCGCACATTCATCTGCATGCTGGACTGGGCGTCGACGTACGCGTACACCGCGACGCTGGGCATCCTCGTGCTGGGGCCTAGCCTCATCTCCATCGTGTACAACTACTACTACATCTTTGCGATGCGGCGCAAGCTCAACAGCGGCGCGCCCATCCACGACAAGGAGTACGCGACCGCTCTGGCGGAGAACCTCGCCAACCCCAGCCACTGCATGAGCTTCCTGCTGGTCGCCGCCTTCTGGCTCTCCTGGATTCCCTACTTCGCCCTTCAGATCTACGAGTACTTTACTGCTCAGGTTAAAGTGCCCATGTTGCACTTCGGCGTGGTGTGGTTGGGGATTCTCAATTCCTTTTGGAAAATCGTGATACTGATAACGTTCAGCCCGCAGTTCAGACTGGCGCTCAGGATCCTGTGCCTGACGTGCTGCCGTGCCAAGGGCCGGCTGCAAGCCGAGCTCGTCGGCATGGACAACGACGACTGA
- the LOC106716283 gene encoding G-protein coupled receptor 52 isoform X4 produces MPARLGGAGAGAAAADVSVADSPLAAFESLTQAAVIAVVGIAIVISNLLIIAAFLNFKGLAHEVINYYLLSLAVADLLCGLLVVPLSVHAAAVGRWVFGGLVCRLAGYLEVTLWSVSVYTFMWISVDRYLAVRKPLRYETVQTRTRSQCWMVFTWISAAMLCCPPLLGYKKEANYDARTFICMLDWASTYAYTATLGILVLGPSLISIVYNYYYIFAMRRKLNSGAPIHDKEYATALAENLANPSHCMSFLLVAAFWLSWIPYFALQIYEYFTAQVKVPMLHFGVVWLGILNSFWKIVILITFSPQFRLALRILCLTCCRAKGRLQAELVGMDNDD; encoded by the exons ATGCCGGCGCGGctgggcggcgcgggcgcgggtgcGGCGGCCGCAGATGTGAGCGTGGCGGACTCGCCGCTGGCCGCGTTCGAGTCGCTGACGCAGGCCGCCGTCATCGCCGTCGTGGGCATCGCCATCGTCATCTCCAACTTGCTTATCATAGCTGCCTTCCTCAACTTCAAAG GGCTGGCGCACGAGGTGATCAACTACTATCTGCTGTCGCTGGCCGTGGCGGACCTGCTATGCGGGCTGCTGGTGGTGCCGCTGTCGGTGCACGCGGCGGCTGTGGGCCGCTGGGTGTTCGGCGGGCTGGTGTGCCGGCTGGCCGGCTACCTCGAAGTCACGCTCTGGTCCGTCTCCGTCTACACCTTCATGTGGATATCTGTGGACCGCTACCTCGCGGTCCGGAAACCGCTCCGATATGAGACG GTACAAACGCGCACGCGCAGCCAATGCTGGATGGTATTCACGTGGATTTCGGCCGCTATGCTGTGCTGCCCGCCGCTGCTCGGCTACAAGAAGGAGGCCAACTACGACGCGCGCACATTCATCTGCATGCTGGACTGGGCGTCGACGTACGCGTACACCGCGACGCTGGGCATCCTCGTGCTGGGGCCTAGCCTCATCTCCATCGTGTACAACTACTACTACATCTTTGCGATGCGGCGCAAGCTCAACAGCGGCGCGCCCATCCACGACAAGGAGTACGCGACCGCTCTGGCGGAGAACCTCGCCAACCCCAGCCACTGCATGAGCTTCCTGCTGGTCGCCGCCTTCTGGCTCTCCTGGATTCCCTACTTCGCCCTTCAGATCTACGAGTACTTTACTGCTCAGGTTAAAGTGCCCATGTTGCACTTCGGCGTGGTGTGGTTGGGGATTCTCAATTCCTTTTGGAAAATCGTGATACTGATAACGTTCAGCCCGCAGTTCAGACTGGCGCTCAGGATCCTGTGCCTGACGTGCTGCCGTGCCAAGGGCCGGCTGCAAGCCGAGCTCGTCGGCATGGACAACGACGACTGA
- the LOC106716277 gene encoding retinal guanylyl cyclase 2, translating to MKSLYYDRQLPQSMNISKRSGSTNTSLDESAKHFERPEITSNRQSRFLNDKKKHFQKYSTARGRRWPRLTLLLSDEPPGGRPRADVYAEVLRAIERNAEEANVGVEIAHNEYFLYEETSEPNRSWVPVGQLVATSLRPPDGRHEWLTFVEVVDPAGEFQRWLAAAAAETSVGWVQNAWSAVVSAAALLTLAAMCALCCHRVRTRAPALSAPVLSAADFSFPAEERRVGEGMESMASWLQRLPGCGAPLPAAPSSTCSVTRLASDRRTLYKGEPVHVRAVPDGAGGAGGSLRRRAADLLLVLQALRHDNVNPFIGWLAEARGVRGVRGALVFAACARGSLEDVLVADDIPLDWTFRLSLLTDLVRGMRYLHASLLRVHGRLSSRNCVVDARWVLRVTDYGVPAFAHAQALPLPTRSARELLWTAPELLRSGGNAGGTQAGDVFSFAIIMQEVIVRGEPYCMLQLTPEEIVEKLRRGPPLVRPSVSLGAAPPDAVRAMRQCWAESPAMRPDFARLYHQFRLMHRGRKINIVDSMFEMLEKYSNNLEELIKERTEQLDLEKKKTEQLLNRMLPRPVAERLVLGLRVPPEEFEEVTIYFSDIVGFTALAARSTPVQVVDLLNDLYSSFDAAIERYGVYKVETIGDAYMVVGGLPERARDHAERVASMALRLLHLAGRFRIRHLPAAPLHLRSGLHSGPCCAAVVGLTMPRYCLFGDTVNTASRMESTGAAWRVQVSAATAARLTAAGGYKLRSRGLRQVKGKGAMHTYWLLGKDGFDDPLPTPPPLQSEEVLFESEDETTAEDGGGCGGGGQGGEGAIPAPPASSTPRTPRPLHRRRALSDAEEDYFSWLHYSTYIGLSYRWRKSDKYTPASIRHRRIMIGPAAAACPPRQERAAWARSGAASADSSPPRAAPTAPPAPPGHARYRCLSGSTRILRRQWSLERGDVQADSAARTELRTEPLALRVPPPARPLARYRTRTPTADESRLS from the exons ATGAAATCTTTGTATTATGATAGACAATTACCTCAATCTATGAATATTAGTAAGCGAAGTGGTAGCACAAATACGTCACTAGATGAATCGGCAAAACATTTCGAACGACCCGAAATAACTTCAAACCGACAAAGCAGATTCTTGAACGACAAAAAAAAGCATTTCCAAAAATATTCAACTGCGCGTGGTCGCCGCTGGCCACGCCTCACTCTGCTGCTCAGCGACGAGCCTCCGGGTGGGAGGCCGCGCGCGGACGTATACGCCGAGGTATTGCGCGCCATCGAGCGAAACGCGGAGGAGGCGAATGTTGGCGTCGAGATCGCGCACAACGAATACTTTCTGTACGAGGAAACGTCCGAGCCAAACCGCAGCTGGGTCCCGGTGGGGCAGCTGGTCGCCACGTCGTTGCGGCCGCCGGACGGCCGACACGAGTGGCTCACGTTCGTCGAGGTCGTCGACCCCGCGGGTGAGTTCCAGCGGTGGctcgcggcggcggcggcagaGACTAGCGTTGGGTGGGTGCAGAACGCGTGGAGCGCGGTGGTGAGCGCCGCGGCGCTGCTGACGCTGGCGGCGATGTGCGCGCTGTGCTGTCACCGCGTCCGCACCCGTGCGCCCGCCCTGTCGGCGCCCGTGCTGTCGGCGGCGGACTTCTCGTTTCCGGCGGAGGAGAGGCGCGTTGGCGAGGGCATGGAGAGCATGGCCAGCTGGCTGCAGCGGCTGCCCGGCTGCGGCGCCCCGCTCCCCGCCGCGCCCTCCTCTACCTGCAGTGTGACGCGCCTCGCGTCGGACCGTCGCACTCTGTACAAG GGCGAGCCGGTGCACGTGCGGGCGGTGCCGGACGGGGCGGGCGGTGCAGGCGGGTCGCTGCGCCGGCGCGCCGCTGACCTGCTTCTAGTGCTGCAGGCGCTGCGTCATGACAACGTCAACCCCTTCATAG GTTGGCTGGCGGAGGCGCGGGGCGTGCGGGGCGTGCGCGGAGCGCTAGTGTTCGCAGCGTGCGCGCGCGGCTCGCTGGAAGACGTGCTGGTGGCGGACGACATCCCACTGGACTGGACGTTCCGGCTGTCCCTGTTAACGGACCTGGTGCGTGGCATGCGATACCTGCACGCTTCGCTGCTACGCGTCCACGGCCGCCTCTCGTCGCGTAACTGCGTCGTGGACGCGCGCTGGGTGCTGCGCGTAACTGACTACGGCGTACCGGCGTTCGCACACGCGCAGGCCCTGCCTCTGCCGACGCGCTCAGCCAGAG AGCTGCTGTGGACGGCACCCGAGCTGCTGCGCTCCGGGGGGAACGCGGGGGGTACGCAGGCAGGAGACGTGTTCTCCTTCGCGATCATCATGCAGGAGGTGATCGTGCGCGGCGAGCCCTACTGCATGCTGCAGCTGACGCCGGAAG AGATCGTGGAGAAGCTGCGCCGCGGGCCGCCGCTGGTGCGACCGTCGGTGTCGCTGGGTGCTGCGCCGCCCGACGCCGTGCGTGCCATGCGCCAGTGCTGGGCGGAGTCACCGGCGATGCGGCCCGACTTCGCGCGCCTCTACCACCAGTTCCGGCTCATGCACCGCGGCCG gaAGATCAACATTGTCGACTCCATGTTCGAGATGCTAGAGAAGTACAGCAATAATTTAGAAGaacttataaaagaaagaacgGAGCAGTTGGATTTGGAGAAAAAGAAAACCGAACAACTTCTAAACAGAATGTTGCCGAG GCCGGTGGCGGAACGCCTGGTGCTGGGGTTGCGAGTTCCGCCCGAGGAGTTCGAGGAGGTGACCATCTACTTCAGTGACATCGTGGGCTTCACGGCGCTAGCGGCGCGCAGCACGCCCGTGCAGGTAGTGGACCTGCTCAACGACCTCTACTCCTCGTTCGACGCCGCCATCGAGCGCTACGGCGTATACAAG GTGGAGACGATCGGGGACGCGTACATGGTGGTGGGCGGGCTGCCGGAGCGCGCACGCGATCACGCCGAGCGCGTGGCCAGCATGGCGCTGCGCCTGCTGCACCTGGCGGGCCGCTTCCGCATCAGACACCTGCCCGCCGCACCGCTACACCTGCGCAGCGGGCTGCACTCGGGGCCCTGCTGCGCCGCCGTCGTCGGCCTCACCATGCCGCGCTACTGCCTCTTCGGCGACACCGTCAACACCGCCTCGCGCATGGAGTCCACTG GTGCGGCGTGGCGCGTGCAGGTGTCGGCGGCGACGGCGGCGCGGCTGACGGCGGCCGGCGGCTACAAGCTGCGCTCGCGGGGCCTGCGCCAGGTCAAGGGCAAGGGCGCCATGCACACCTACTGGTTGCTGGGCAAGGACGGCTTCGACGACCCGCTGCCGACACCGCCGCCTCTACA ATCTGAGGAGGTGTTGTTCGAGTCCGAGGACGAGACAACGGCCGAGGATGGGGGCGGGTGCGGGGGCGGTGGCCAAGGCGGGGAGGGTGCAatccccgcgccccccgcgtcCTCCACCCCCCGGACGCCACGTCCCCTCCACCGCCGCCGCGCGCTTTCCGACGCCGAGGAGGACTACTTCAGTTGGTTACATTACAGCACATACATCGGTTTGTCGTATCGATGGCGAAAATCAGATAAATATACCCCAGCGTCCATACGCCACCGGCGCATTATGATAGGAC CTGCGGCGGCCGCGTGCCCCCCGCGGCAGGAACGGGCGGCTTGGGCGCGCTCGGGCGCCGCGTCCGCCGACAGCAGcccgccgcgcgccgcacccaccgcaccccccgcaccccccggACACGCCCGCTACAG GTGCTTGTCGGGCAGCACGCGCATCCTGCGCCGCCAGTGGTCGCTGGAGCGCGGCGACGTGCAGGCGGATAGCGCGGCGCGCACCGAGCTGCGCACCGAGCCGCTGGCGCTGCGCGTGCCCCCGCCGGCGCGCCCCTTGGCACGCTATCGTACGCGCACGCCGACAGCGGACGAATCGCGCCTCTCCTAG
- the LOC106716290 gene encoding thialysine N-epsilon-acetyltransferase, translated as MSSAAGQLVVRDGRREDLPAVHRMIYELAAYEGMPDGPQLSVEDLAADGFDSRPPWFFLLVAELEREVVGYALCNRAYSSWTRRALYIEDLYVAETRRRAGVGRALLREVCARALAAGVARIDWHVLESNRAARALYARMGARDLCRSEGRLALRLDAPRILHVAEGRLLPHRDPSSDAS; from the exons ATGTCGTCGGCCGCGGGGCAGCTGGTGGTGCGAGACGGCCGGCGCGAGGACCTGCCCGCCGTGCATCGAATGATATAC GAACTCGCTGCGTATGAGGGCATGCCGGACGGGCCGCAGCTCAGCGTCGAGG ATTTAGCGGCGGACGGGTTCGACAGCCGGCCTCCGTGGTTCTTCCTGCTGGTGGCCGAGCTGGAGCGAGAGGTGGTGGGCTATGCGCTCTGCAACCGCGCCTACTCCAGCTGGACGCGTCGCGCGCTCTACATCGAGGACCTGTACGTGGCGGAGACGCGACGGCGCGCGGGCGTGGGGCGCGCGTTGCTGCGCGAGGTGTGCGCGCGCGCGCTCGCCGCCGGCGTCGCGCGCATCGACTGGCACGTGCTGGAGAGCAACCGCGCGGCGCGAGCGCTGTACGCGCGCATGGGAGCACGCGACCTGTGCCGCAGCGAGGGCCGGCTGGCGCTGCGACTGGACGCGCCGCGCATCCTGCACGTGGCCGAGGGCCGCCTGCTGCCGCACCGGGACCCGTCTTCTGATGCGTCTTGA